The Plasmodium cynomolgi strain B DNA, chromosome 13, whole genome shotgun sequence DNA segment aacatttttttcttatgttCAGGCGCATCTGTAATGTCTTTCAACAGGTCGATATCAATTTGTGCTTGCACATTGGCGGGGACAAAAATGTCAATGACGTTTGAGTTCAGATATTCAAATATGGGTAAATCTACAATTTGATCCGTTGTTATGAATCtgtttctttcttcctccgtAAGGAAATAATGTTCCTTCATGTACGTTGTACAACCAAACATAATCATAACGATGAAGTTGATTAAATCGTACCAGTCATGGTTTCGAGCTATTACATTATTTAGACATTTCCCTATGTTCAGTTCTTTTTTCGATTCCTTTacaatttcttcattcaggagaaaaaaaatatccagcAAGTTTGATTCTTCCACATCCTTAATGCACTGTTTTAGGGGTAACTTTTTAAACGTTTTAACTATATTCAAAAATAGGCGATACAGAAtcgatttcttccttctAATTTTGATTCTATTAATAGagggttctttttttaaatggttTGCTAGGTAACATATCTTTTCCACCAAAGTACTTTTCAAAGGTAAGTATTCCCCATCACATACACTAAATCTTAGGTAAAACTCTTTAAACATTATGGGATCTACATCTATTTTTGTCAAGTCAGCAAAATAATTGACATCTTGAAATGTCGCATTATCTTCCTCATCACAGGTTGCTACAAAAttggaataaaatttttcacttgCCTTTTGTTCATTCACAATGTGTAAATTGTGTAGAGAAAAATCATACCCTTTATggtacttcatttttaaagcatattcatttttgtaattgaTGTCTACTAATTCTCGATTTCTTATTATTTCCTTGTAAAACTCATTTAGCTCATTTTCTTTCAACATCTCGCTGTACAACTTCAGGTCCTTTTTATACCTTTCGTACACATTTACATGGGTCGATTTGTATCTGAATCGATCTTTCTTCccaaattctttttcttcccccaaaTCGTCGTTACCTCCACTTATGATGCTCTCTGTGTCCGCGTTGTCAGACTTGTTGCCTTTCGGGGGAGTAGCCACTACATCTATTTCAGTAGAATCATCTTTTTTTGCAAGCCCCAAAGACTGTTCAATTTGCTCCACTTCGTCCAGGTGCCGATTTATTACCTCATCGATGTCATCCActtcctgctcctcctcctcctcttcttcttcttcctcatcatcttcgtcttcttcgtcctcttcttcttcttcttcgtcgtCGTCGTCGTCGtcgtcgtcatcatcatcatcatcataatCATCATCTTCATCCTCATAGTCGTCGTATAgtttattttccaaatgttCACCCTCCGCAGGTTTCCTAAGCACCACCTCCATCTGTTTGTTCTGTGCGTCGTCGCTGTCGATGCCGCTATCTTCCGTGTCGgcatcttcctttttcgtgcTGGTATCTTCTActttcacttcttcttcctcttcctttttggtttcttctccctcctcctttttggtttcttcctcttcctttttggtttcttcctcttcctttttggtttcttcctcttccgctttcgcttctccctcttccgctttcgcttctccctcttccgctttcgcttctccctcttccgctttcgcttctccctcctccgctttcgcttctccctcttccgctttcgcttctccctcctccgctttcgcttctccctcttccgctttcgcttctccctcctccgctttcgcttctccctcttccgctttcgcttctccctcctccgctttcgcttctccctcctcctttttcgcaTCGCctgctttctttttcgcctctcctttcctcctcttcccttctttcctcctcttcgatTTTGAACCCTTCTTTTTCACTTGATCCACCCCTCCGAATCTCACATTATTCTCTCCTATTATTGGCACTAGATCTACATCCCTCCTCTGTATCGCATTGCAAGGTTCcactccttccccttctcgaACGACCTGCCCGCCCAACATGTCTaaatgttttccttcttctgcatCGCCCCCCCCCACGTGTTCTTGTGTATTAGTTATATATTCTCCTACGACATAAGGATTGTTTGAGTTCGTAGGAAAACCGATGCTTCCTCTTCgtataatttcttcttcgtcttttatttccttttctgttttgttgTCGTCAATGGGTTGGACCTTTAGATAACCtccgtttattttttgtatcatTCCGTCTTTGTCAAAtgatatttcattttctacatttttcttttcacatgCATCTAAATCTGTGTTAGCAACTTCCGTCACCGAACATTTCTGTGCATTTAACTTAACGTGTTCATCTTTTCTTACATTAGTCTTCTTACAGATAAATGGAATtaaatttgattttttcatttcttcttttttctcagcATTTTCTGGTTTTCTTGATTTTCTtgatttacttttttttgaactttGACTCCAGTAGTTTCCAAACCAaccctttttattccttccttttttttcgctccaTGTTTGTTCCTTCAGGGCCTCTTCTGCTATGTCCTCTATTgtgtcccattttgtttcttcgtTTCCTTCTTCGCTTGATTCTTCGCTTGATTCTTCGCTTGTTTCTTCGCTTGTTTCTTCGTTTGATTCTATGCTTGATTCTTCGTTTGATTCTACGTTTGATTCTACGTTTGAATCCTCTTTTGCATCCTCTTTTGagccctcttttttttcccttttcgcaaTTCGATGCAACTtttctgcatatttttttatgccccttGCTCCCGATGGTGTGCCTATATTCtctttgggttttttttcgttcaccCGCTGGTTGGGTACACTCTTTCCTGGAGTCTTTTGATTAtctattttgatttttccgTAAGAGAATTCCGACTGAACTGTCGGACTGGTTACTTCGGTTGGTGCATGAGTTGATGGGATCTTCTGATTGTCTACTTGGGAGTGTATGTGGTCTGACAGCGTCGTTCCGGTAGCTACTTCATCGGTTATGAGGCCTGGTTGAACTGTTTGGTCCACTTTTTCACTGGGTATAGGGATTGCCTCAATCCACTCATCATCTTTTTTGTCTCCTCGAGATTCTGACAGAGGTGTTCCAGTAGCTAATTTGTCAGTTAGGTTGTCTGGTAGAGTCGTTTTATCCAGTTTTTCGTCGGGTAGGGGAATAGCCTGAATCCATTCATCAGTTTTTTTGTCTCCCCGGAGTTCAGACAGCGGCGTTTCAGTAGCTACTTCATCAGTTAGGAGGACTGATTGAACTCTTTGGTCCTTTTNNNNNNNNNNNNNNNNNNNNNNNNNNNNNNNNNNNNNNNNNNNNNNNNNNGTACAGGGATTGCCTTGATCCATTCGACAGTTTTTTTGGCTCTCCGGCGTACTGACAGCGGCGTTCgagtaattaatttttcagtTAGCCTTTCTGGTAGAGTCTTTTTATCCTGTTTTTCGCCGGGTAGGGGAATAGCCTGAATCGATTCATCAGTTTTTTGGGTCCTCCCTTGTTCTGGCTGCGACGTTCCAGTAGCTAATTTGTCAGTTAGGTCGTCTGGTAGAGTCGTTTTATCCAGTTTTTCGTCGGGTAGGGGAATAGCCTGAATCCActggttaattttttcgttgGGAAGGAGATTTTCTGAAACCACTTCGTCCACATTCCGGTTCGACAGGGAGATTGCCTCAACAAAGTCGCCAACTTTTTGGCTGTGTGCAAGGTCTTCTTTGGTCTTTTGGTGACTCCTGCCTTCGCCCTTCTTCCTTACTTTGGACCCCACTCTGGATTTCAATTTGGGTTCAACTTGGAATCCAAATTTCTGTTTCAGTGTCTTCATTACTTTGCTCTCTTCCTTCTGGaacttattttcttccttctccttctgcttccctttcttctctggcttcttctcctttggcttctttccctttgtcttttttccctttgtcttcttctcctctgGCTCCATCTCCTctggcttcttcccctgcgatttcttttcccctggcttcttttcctctggctttttttcccctggcttcttttcctctggcttcttttcctcctcatttatcccccccatttgctccggtttcttcttcttcttctcctcctcctcctcctcctcctcctcctcctccgttgGCCCCTCCTTCCCTGCCTTTTCGCCACCCTCAGCACCAGCACCAGCAACCGCATCTCCACCCTCCTTGGACAAACTCTCATTCCCTGTGGGAATGATGTTTCCAGGATACTCTGGTTTTGACCCTTTCAAAGCATTAATGTACTCAGAGTGGCTATTGAACACAAAGGacttaacattttttcgGTTAATGGTTATGTCACAAGAAGAACATGacacttttaaaaagtagGCTAAGAACAGGAGGTTGAAACAGTACAATAATACGCATGGtatcatttttctttaaaaaaaaaatatattaaattcatGCTCAAATGATGGCATTGTTtgggggaacaaaaagtaaaatttgttaataataataaaaattcatcaatattcaattttttttctcttcttgcAAATTCCTGTGTGATCAAATTTTCTTGCATTCGTCATTATATGGTACGTTAAGCGGGGGATTGATATACAGCGTAGTACATCCCGCTGTGGTTACACAGCGTGGTACAAATCCGGTGTGCCGCCTACAGCGCGAGGGAGGTGCAGAGAAACACGCGCACTTAACTTAGTACGTATACATTGCCTTCCCCGTTCTCTTCAAAAAGTACTTGTAATATAgcagaggggggaaaggcACAAAGCAACAGCAGTCGTGACCGACCGTCGCAAGAAGCTGCGGAAGAAAGAAACTATATACTACGGCTAAATGCCGTGAAAAAGTTGCAATAGTATAGCATCACCAAACAGTGacaataactttttttttttcctataatTCGTGTTATcttaggaagaaaaagttcAGCCACAaggaaagataaaaaacaaaaaaaaaaaaaaaaaagggagaaaaggtTAAGATNNNNNNNNNNNNNNNNNNNNNNNNNNNNNNNNNNNNNNNNNNNNNNNNNNNNNNNNNNNNNNNNNNNNNNNNNNNNNNNNNNNNNNNNNNNNNNNNNNNNNNNNNNNNNNNNNNNNNNNNNNNNNNNNNNNNNNNNNNNNNNNNNNNNNNNNNNNNNNNNNNNNNNNNNNNNNNNNNNNNNNNNNNNNNNNNNNNNNNNNNNNNNNNNNNNNNNNNNNNNNNNNNNNNNNNNNNNNNNNNNNNNNNNNNNNNNNNNNNNNNNNNNNNNNNNNNNNNNNNNNNNNNNNNNNNNNNNNNNNNNNNNNNNNNNNNNNNNNNNNNNNNNNNNNNNNNNNNNNNNNNNNNNNNNNNNNNNNNNNNNNNNNNNNNNNNNNNNNNNNNNNNNNNNNNNNNNNNNNNNNNNNNNNNNNNNNNNNNNNNNNNNNNNNNNNNNNNNNNNNNNNNNNNNNNNNNNNNNNNNNNNNNNNNNNNNNNNNNNNNNNNNNNNNNNNNNNNNNNNNNNNNNNNNNNNNNNNNNNNNNNNNNNNNNNNNNNNNNNNNNNNNNNNNNNNNNNNNNNNNNNNNNNNNNNNNNNNNNNNNNNNNNNNNNNNNNNNNNNNNNNNNNNNNNNNNNNNNNNNNNNNNNNNNNNTAGAAGTTTAACggagtaaataaaaatatatatttaaatgtacTTGCTCTATAATTTGTACATCTTTGTGCGAATTTATTCGCGTATAATACGTGCGTATATATCTACGGGTCGTTAACGAAAACGGCTAAACGCGAAATGACCAACTAGTTTTTTCAACCATTCAACAAATAAAcctatattttgaaaaaaagaaaaaaaaaaaatcgaaaaactTTTATCTGTATGCAAAATGATTTCAAACAAGgaagatatttttccatttaacgaaataaaatttgcttGTAAAACGAATTGAAAATCGAGAGAGAATAAGTAACGGTAGAGGCATGCCGTTCCCATGAAGTCGCCGTAATTTTGCGCTTGCAgttaaaaaaggcgaaaatgTTCTTCTGCTTATCTGTTTATCCGCCTATCTGTTCATCTTTTCATCCGTTCATCTGTTTATCTGCTCATCTGTTTATCTTCTCATATCAATCTGCTGACCTTTCCGCGATAGGCACAAACGAATGCCAAAGAATATACCCCTTCGATTTCGCTCTTTTTTTGGTTCTTCCACTGCAACGAATAGGGCGAGGGGGCGCGCCAAGATGCAACGCTTACTTTTCTGTGTACACAAGTGGgcgcatatgcacatga contains these protein-coding regions:
- a CDS encoding lipase (putative), with translation MIPCVLLYCFNLLFLAYFLKVSCSSCDITINRKNVKSFVFNSHSEYINALKGSKPEYPGNIIPTGNESLSKEGGDAVAGAGAEGGEKAGKEGPTEEEEEEEEEEEKKKKKPEQMGGINEEEKKPEEKKPGEKKPEEKKPGEKKSQGKKPEEMEPEEKKTKGKKTKGKKPKEKKPEKKGKQKEKEENKFQKEESKVMKTLKQKFGFQVEPKLKSRVGSKVRKKGEGRSHQKTKEDLAHSQKVGDFVEAISLSNRNVDEVVSENLLPNEKINQWIQAIPLPDEKLDKTTLPDDLTDKLATGTSQPEQGRTQKTDESIQAIPLPGEKQDKKTLPERLTEKLITRTPLSVRRRAKKTVEWIKAIPDQRVQSVLLTDEVATETPLSELRGDKKTDEWIQAIPLPDEKLDKTTLPDNLTDKLATGTPLSESRGDKKDDEWIEAIPIPSEKVDQTVQPGLITDEVATGTTLSDHIHSQVDNQKIPSTHAPTEVTSPTVQSEFSYGKIKIDNQKTPGKSVPNQRVNEKKPKENIGTPSGARGIKKYAEKLHRIAKREKKEGSKEDAKEDSNVESNVESNEESSIESNEETSEETSEESSEESSEEGNEETKWDTIEDIAEEALKEQTWSEKKGRNKKGWFGNYWSQSSKKSKSRKSRKPENAEKKEEMKKSNLIPFICKKTNVRKDEHVKLNAQKCSVTEVANTDLDACEKKNVENEISFDKDGMIQKINGGYLKVQPIDDNKTEKEIKDEEEIIRRGSIGFPTNSNNPYVVGEYITNTQEHVGGGDAEEGKHLDMLGGQVVREGEGVEPCNAIQRRDVDLVPIIGENNVRFGGVDQVKKKGSKSKRRKEGKRRKGEAKKKAGDAKKEEGEAKAEEGEAKAEEGEAKAEEGEAKAEEGEAKAEEGEAKAEEGEAKAEEGEAKAEEGEAKAEEGEAKAEEGEAKAEEEETKKEEEETKKEEEETKKEEGEETKKEEEEEVKVEDTSTKKEDADTEDSGIDSDDAQNKQMEVVLRKPAEGEHLENKLYDDYEDEDDDYDDDDDDDDDDDDDEEEEEEDEEDEDDEEEEEEEEEEQEVDDIDEVINRHLDEVEQIEQSLGLAKKDDSTEIDVVATPPKGNKSDNADTESIISGGNDDLGEEKEFGKKDRFRYKSTHVNVYERYKKDLKLYSEMLKENELNEFYKEIIRNRELVDINYKNEYALKMKYHKGYDFSLHNLHIVNEQKASEKFYSNFVATCDEEDNATFQDVNYFADLTKIDVDPIMFKEFYLRFSVCDGEYLPLKSTLVEKICYLANHLKKEPSINRIKIRRKKSILYRLFLNIVKTFKKLPLKQCIKDVEESNLLDIFFLLNEEIVKESKKELNIGKCLNNVIARNHDWYDLINFIVMIMFGCTTYMKEHYFLTEEERNRFITTDQIVDLPIFEYLNSNVIDIFVPANVQAQIDIDLLKDITDAPEHKKKMFQTWYVCYLFTHKVYLVNKMWNVIKKWEASKFIPNPWYIDHVGSALVPQIMNLHHLEEDKYVFFRYIDSLQIFVSFKRSKKYPLPNYDKNNFHLVEHIVAFQGSASPFMWMLNVIYELTSYPFLTKGKLHKAYLFIFKRVVKPYLHVLKKNILNEIKDEKSKYTKENPYVIIFTGHSFGAAMAHLSSFYLAKILKAKNNPKVKVLSVTFGMPMFFDDQFSEDFRKSGVISNNISIDYDPIPYTMAIPGLNDFKDPDEEKKSSIILKVNDLKNLNHDFGENIFNGNELFHHERNQPRFMIHLLTKYIFNNNVFLELGELHISQTHYFFYYVFLTLLSGWANEAEWGTFFLIPFFLYDIIDFTHSEIMTKSKEVHKKYREDLMKKLQSSQKHKGSSSKK